One stretch of Desulfovibrio aminophilus DSM 12254 DNA includes these proteins:
- a CDS encoding DUF4258 domain-containing protein gives MTTRHCPIHDERRGADMLPLTAHAASRMEERGVTVPMLAAVVFSGKVEQGLEPGTVCLSLCGLRVVASRDTHTVITVLYPRPPKARLNPKRRARMPGQMRRRIEREERHAGRCW, from the coding sequence ATGACCACCCGCCACTGCCCTATCCACGACGAGCGGCGCGGAGCTGACATGCTGCCCCTGACCGCACACGCAGCCAGCCGCATGGAGGAGCGCGGCGTCACGGTGCCCATGCTGGCCGCCGTGGTGTTCTCCGGGAAGGTGGAGCAGGGCTTGGAGCCCGGCACGGTGTGCCTGTCCCTGTGCGGGCTGCGCGTGGTGGCCAGCAGGGACACCCACACCGTGATCACGGTCCTGTACCCGCGCCCCCCGAAGGCCAGGCTCAACCCCAAGCGCCGGGCCCGGATGCCCGGACAGATGCGGCGGCGCATCGAACGAGAAGAACGCCACGCCGGAAGGTGTTGGTGA
- a CDS encoding HU family DNA-binding protein, which yields MTKAELVSQVSKAANVPGTTVELVLDNLGRVAAAELVAGGEVPLPGLGKLKAVRRAAREGRNPRTGATIQVPAKTAVKFSMTKVLKEAVA from the coding sequence ATGACCAAGGCAGAACTGGTGTCCCAGGTGAGCAAGGCGGCGAACGTGCCGGGCACGACGGTGGAACTGGTCCTGGACAACCTGGGCCGCGTGGCCGCCGCCGAACTCGTGGCCGGGGGCGAGGTGCCCCTTCCCGGCCTGGGCAAGCTCAAGGCCGTGCGGCGCGCGGCCCGCGAGGGCCGCAACCCGCGCACGGGGGCGACCATCCAGGTGCCCGCCAAAACGGCGGTGAAGTTCAGCATGACCAAGGTGCTCAAGGAAGCGGTCGCCTGA
- a CDS encoding DUF3164 family protein, which yields MPEGYMENAQGHLIPRDQVREIDMARHELVMEKVAKVRAMREALARLKAELMGDVGAFVALSAEKYGAKLGGDKGNVSLTSYDGRFKIVRQVAEHITFDERLQAAKALVDECLRDWTEGARSELQALIDQAFQVDKEGRINTGRILNLRRLEITDERWQQAMRAIGDSIQVTGTKAYVRVYERTASGRYDPIPLDMAAV from the coding sequence ATGCCCGAAGGATACATGGAAAACGCCCAGGGACACCTGATCCCGCGCGACCAGGTGCGCGAGATCGACATGGCCCGGCACGAGCTGGTCATGGAAAAGGTCGCCAAGGTCAGGGCGATGCGCGAGGCCCTGGCCCGGCTCAAGGCCGAACTCATGGGCGACGTGGGCGCGTTCGTGGCCCTGTCGGCCGAGAAGTACGGGGCCAAGCTGGGCGGGGACAAGGGCAACGTGAGCCTGACGAGCTACGACGGCCGGTTCAAGATCGTCCGCCAGGTGGCCGAGCACATCACCTTCGACGAGCGCCTCCAGGCGGCCAAGGCCTTGGTGGACGAATGCCTGCGCGACTGGACCGAGGGGGCCCGCTCGGAGTTGCAGGCGCTCATCGACCAGGCGTTCCAGGTGGACAAGGAAGGCCGCATCAACACCGGCCGCATCCTGAACCTGCGTCGCCTGGAGATCACCGACGAACGCTGGCAGCAGGCCATGCGGGCCATCGGCGACAGCATCCAAGTGACCGGGACCAAGGCTTACGTGCGCGTGTACGAGCGCACGGCCTCGGGCCGGTATGACCCCATCCCGCTGGATATGGCGGCGGTCTAG
- a CDS encoding AAA family ATPase: MTQTMEPMAPLQNVGICLTALDRAMSRPRHLPGLVVFHGPSGWGKSTGAVVAANAHRAYYVEGRSTWTRKAMLTAMLKEMGIQPGRTIPEMADQAAEQLALSGRPLIIDEMDHVVERGLAQIVKDIYEASRAAIMLIGEEGLPGKLERWERFHGRILNWVAAQPASLEDAAELARFWCPGVRMGADLLRRIHDLSQGSARRICVNLELARERAAELGLDTVDLAALSGLAFYTGRAARRDI; the protein is encoded by the coding sequence ATGACGCAGACGATGGAACCAATGGCCCCGCTCCAGAATGTGGGAATATGTTTGACCGCCTTGGACCGGGCCATGTCCCGGCCCCGGCATCTGCCCGGCCTGGTGGTCTTCCACGGCCCGTCCGGCTGGGGCAAATCCACGGGTGCGGTGGTGGCTGCCAACGCGCACCGAGCCTACTACGTGGAGGGTCGCAGCACCTGGACGCGCAAGGCCATGCTGACGGCCATGCTCAAGGAGATGGGCATCCAACCCGGCCGGACCATCCCGGAGATGGCGGACCAGGCGGCCGAGCAGCTCGCGCTTTCGGGTCGCCCACTCATCATCGACGAGATGGATCATGTGGTGGAACGCGGTCTGGCGCAGATCGTGAAGGATATTTACGAGGCCAGCCGGGCGGCCATCATGCTCATCGGCGAGGAGGGCCTGCCCGGAAAGCTGGAGCGCTGGGAGCGGTTTCACGGCCGCATCCTGAACTGGGTGGCGGCCCAGCCCGCCAGCCTGGAGGACGCGGCCGAGCTGGCCCGTTTCTGGTGCCCGGGCGTGCGCATGGGCGCGGACCTGCTGCGGCGCATCCACGATTTGTCACAAGGGTCGGCGCGGAGGATCTGCGTCAACCTGGAACTGGCCCGGGAACGGGCCGCAGAGCTGGGCCTGGACACCGTGGACTTGGCGGCCTTGTCCGGCTTGGCCTTCTATACCGGCCGCGCCGCTCGGAGGGACATCTGA
- a CDS encoding Mu transposase C-terminal domain-containing protein gives MSTIKESYSSTELSGLLDRPVRAVHRMATRESWKSRPRAGRGGGREWLVASMPEATRLAIRVAEQKALAETSPALAVAQLPAAPGAPVPAQALDAARRAKALAKADLIRLYLEWQRRHGATVAAKRDFVEAYLAGGWPNLLDALGKVSWQSLERWKVAQERQGSVLVLADRRGLAHRGQSVLTDEHRRVLLRTALNPNSPAISVAVREAGKIMRAQGLSPIPSEATMRRFLDRYIGECHQTWVMVREGTKAWNDKCAWSIRRDWSLINVGDVLIADGHTLNFESINPATGKPCRMTLLMWFDGASNYPVGWEVMATENVQCIAAAFRRACIALGKTPKVAYLDNGKAFRARFFSGVADFRQCGIASLLEDTGTTVGMNGLYDDLDMHVVHAQPYHGQSKPVERFFGTLHELEVWSPSYTGNCIDAKPARMKRGEDVHRRAYAAMGGRPLTLEETYKALALWFDEYVRRPSRAAHLRGRAPIDVFSLGVGPGVDLARLDLLMLSKEVKGITKHGVSLRGRHYYHPMLSDRRHKCVVRYDPQEPDTILVYDTDGKFMCEARTYGAEHPMAAILGTPEQQASLQQKLAYKAEQKKLVASTAGEMLKRVVLPEAQRRLETLEAVKAVEARRAALPSTPQARPLDAAEAAALERVRSGQVTPMPVKQETPQEIDARWKRLDARIASGEAVTEQEKRWHQTYPNTSGYRAMRTMERIYGARVAQAN, from the coding sequence ATGTCCACCATCAAGGAATCATATAGCTCCACGGAGTTGTCAGGGCTGCTCGACCGCCCGGTGAGGGCCGTCCACAGAATGGCCACCCGTGAGTCCTGGAAGTCCCGCCCCCGCGCGGGCCGAGGCGGCGGCCGGGAGTGGCTGGTGGCGTCCATGCCCGAGGCCACGCGGCTGGCCATCCGGGTGGCCGAGCAGAAGGCCCTGGCCGAGACCTCCCCGGCCCTGGCCGTCGCGCAGCTCCCGGCGGCCCCCGGCGCGCCGGTTCCGGCCCAGGCCCTGGACGCCGCGCGCCGGGCCAAGGCGCTGGCCAAGGCGGATTTGATCCGACTGTACTTGGAATGGCAGCGACGGCACGGCGCGACCGTGGCGGCGAAGCGGGACTTTGTCGAGGCGTACCTCGCTGGTGGCTGGCCCAACCTTTTGGACGCCCTGGGCAAGGTGTCGTGGCAGTCCCTGGAGCGCTGGAAAGTGGCCCAGGAGCGCCAGGGATCAGTTCTCGTGCTGGCGGATCGGCGGGGCCTGGCGCATCGCGGGCAGTCCGTGTTGACGGACGAGCACCGCCGGGTGCTGCTGCGCACGGCGCTCAACCCCAACAGCCCTGCCATCTCCGTCGCGGTGCGCGAGGCCGGGAAGATCATGCGGGCCCAGGGCCTCTCGCCCATTCCGTCCGAGGCCACCATGCGCCGCTTCCTGGACCGCTACATCGGCGAGTGCCACCAAACCTGGGTCATGGTCCGCGAGGGAACCAAGGCCTGGAACGACAAATGCGCCTGGTCCATCCGCCGGGACTGGAGCCTCATCAACGTGGGCGACGTGCTCATCGCGGACGGCCACACGCTCAATTTCGAGTCCATCAATCCCGCCACGGGCAAGCCCTGCCGCATGACGCTGCTCATGTGGTTCGACGGGGCCAGCAACTACCCGGTGGGCTGGGAAGTCATGGCTACGGAGAACGTGCAGTGCATCGCGGCGGCGTTCCGCCGGGCCTGCATCGCCCTGGGGAAGACCCCGAAAGTGGCCTACCTGGACAACGGCAAGGCGTTCCGGGCCCGGTTCTTCTCGGGGGTCGCGGATTTCCGGCAGTGCGGCATCGCCAGTCTGCTGGAGGACACCGGGACCACGGTGGGCATGAACGGGCTCTATGACGACCTGGACATGCACGTGGTCCACGCCCAGCCGTACCACGGCCAGAGCAAGCCGGTTGAGCGGTTTTTCGGCACCCTGCATGAGCTTGAGGTCTGGTCGCCCTCGTACACCGGCAACTGCATCGACGCCAAGCCAGCGCGGATGAAACGCGGCGAGGACGTGCATCGGCGGGCCTATGCGGCGATGGGCGGCCGTCCCCTGACCCTGGAGGAGACCTACAAGGCCCTGGCGCTGTGGTTCGACGAGTACGTGCGGCGTCCCAGCCGGGCGGCTCATCTCAGGGGCCGCGCGCCCATCGACGTGTTCAGCCTGGGAGTGGGCCCCGGCGTGGATTTGGCCCGGCTGGACCTGCTCATGCTCTCCAAGGAAGTCAAGGGGATCACCAAGCACGGCGTGAGCCTGCGCGGGCGGCACTACTACCACCCCATGCTCTCCGACCGCCGCCACAAATGCGTGGTGCGCTACGACCCCCAGGAGCCCGACACCATCCTGGTCTACGACACGGACGGGAAATTCATGTGCGAGGCGCGGACCTACGGGGCCGAGCACCCGATGGCCGCCATCCTGGGCACCCCGGAACAGCAGGCCTCCCTGCAACAGAAGCTGGCCTACAAGGCCGAGCAGAAGAAGCTGGTGGCCTCGACGGCCGGGGAGATGCTCAAGCGGGTGGTCCTGCCCGAGGCGCAGCGCCGCCTGGAGACCCTGGAAGCGGTCAAGGCCGTGGAGGCCAGGCGCGCGGCCCTGCCCTCCACTCCCCAGGCTCGGCCCCTGGACGCGGCCGAGGCCGCCGCCCTGGAGCGGGTGCGCTCCGGCCAGGTGACGCCCATGCCCGTCAAGCAAGAGACCCCGCAGGAGATCGACGCGCGCTGGAAGCGACTGGATGCCCGGATCGCCTCCGGCGAGGCCGTGACCGAACAGGAAAAGCGTTGGCATCAGACCTACCCCAACACCTCGGGCTACCGAGCCATGCGGACCATGGAGCGCATCTATGGCGCGCGCGTGGCCCAGGCCAACTGA
- a CDS encoding helix-turn-helix domain-containing protein: MKAKRMPGVRLKCGLARFKVRRRIQECLDGHGISQADLARELGVCHQLVSGTINGNKHSALVLDRLRELGVPEKYLFDPNQTEAADTEGKVA; this comes from the coding sequence ATGAAGGCGAAGAGAATGCCGGGGGTGCGGCTGAAGTGCGGCCTGGCGCGGTTCAAGGTCCGGCGGCGCATCCAGGAATGCCTGGACGGGCATGGGATCAGCCAGGCCGATCTGGCCCGGGAGCTGGGCGTCTGCCATCAACTCGTGTCCGGGACCATCAACGGGAACAAGCATTCCGCCCTGGTGTTGGACCGGCTGCGGGAGCTGGGTGTGCCGGAGAAATATCTGTTCGACCCGAATCAAACGGAAGCGGCTGACACCGAAGGGAAGGTGGCGTGA